AGAATTGGGATCGTGgcacataaaataaactatCCACTGTTGCACTAATCATAGATTAggtatacacttaatatattgcACTAATAATGAAAAATCAACTGACACCTTAGGCCTTGCTCATTCAATTGTCTTCGTCATCTTACTTTTCGCTGTCATTCTGTCTCTCATTCTCTTTCCCTTCCTTACCGTTTCCCTTctctcacatcttaacgctccgttccataCTCTTCACTTCTTAACAATCCttcataaatgtaacattaaagaTTTCAGCGAAGCCATGCGCGTGTTAGGCTTCCCGAAGCCAATATCCTTGGAGAGCTTCAGGATCCCGAACTGGGAACTGGTGGAGGAGTGTCTCCGCTGGCAGGCGGCGAGGGTCGACCCCGACGCCGTCCTGGCCGGCGGCCGGGGCAGCGTGGAGCAGCGCGTGTCCATAGTGACGCACGCGGTGTCTCTGTTTGTAAGTTTAGTGTGCCTCATTATTTTGCATTGGAATGCTTATACATTGCATAGaccgcccccgatgcgtcaagtgtttaggcgatcacgccacggccctatgcactcgcgataaaaaaaccgctacggaaccgcctagctgcgtcctgtgtcaaacacagggtcaccccgcaaattaccgcggatgcccccgagccccgaaaataaatcgccgcgtcacccgccaaaaccgcctccgagctttcggcccagacatcaaagcctcggcaccctctgcgtcgcaggctaagccagcgttcgttccggcggcggtgcccagtgtctcggcctgggcgaaaccgctgccgtacacgaacacggctacaactccctcctccgcgattcgtcccgccctcgcgactcgtccctctcccgcgacttgccctccgaccgcgtccgaaaatctcgctttagcgatcgacttctttcagttgatcaactttgagcgcgttaacgctttgggcgacgccattcgcgctgcctccactgcacaacactttatcgccgttgtgcaagaatacgccgacgtatacgcgtcattaaatacgtacgtcctcccctcactccgccggtaatcaatggcgtatataagtagattaaagcccctatccgtaacgataggattttttaacgcttacggtctcgcaaatcaacgtgatcaggtttctgactttttgcgtgaccatcaaattgatatatttttagtgcaggagaccctacttaagcccgcgcgccgtgaccctaaaatcgcgaactataacatggtcaggaacgacaggctctctgcccgtggtggtggtaccgtcatttactatagaagagccctgcattgcgtcccgctcgatcgtcccgcgctcgctaatatcgaagcatcagtgtgccgaatctcactgacgggacacgcgccaatcgttatcgcgtccgtttatcttccaccggataagatcgttctaagcagtgatatcgaggcgctgctcggcatgggaagctctgtcattctggcgggcgacttaaattgtaaacacatcaggtggaactcacacaccacaaccccgaatggcaggcggcttgacgcgttagttgatgatctcgccttcgatatcgtcgctccgctaaccccgactcactacccgctaaatatcgcgcatcgcccggatatactcgacatagcgttattaaaaaacgtaactctgcgcttacactcgatcgaagtagtttcagagttagattcagaccaccgtcctgtcgttatgaagctcggtcgcgctcccgattccgttcccgtcacgaggactgtggtggattggcacacgttgggcatcagcctggctgaatctgatccaccatcgcacccgtttagcccggactctaccccgtctcctcaggataccgctgaagccataaacatcttaacgtcacacatcacctcgacattagataggtcatcgaaacaagttgtagcggaggacttccttcaccgcttcaaattgtccgacgatattagggagctcctaagagctaagaacgcctcaatacgcgcctacgacaggtatcctaccgcggaaaatcgtattcgaatgcgtgccctacaacgcgacgtaaagtctcgcatcgccgaagtccgagatgccagatggtctgatttcttagaaggactcgcgccctcccaaaggtcttactaccgcttagctcgtactctcaaatcggatacggtagtagctatgccccccctcgtaggcccctcaggccgactcgcggcgttcgatgatgacgaaaaagcagagctgctggccgatacattgcaaacccagtgcacgcccagcactcaatccgtggaccctgttcatgtagaattagtagacagtgaggtagaacgcagagcctccttgccaccctcggatgcgttaccacccgtcaccccgatggaagttaaagacttgatcgaAGACCTACGTCCttgcaaggctcccggttccgacggtatatccaaccgcgttgttaaacttctacccgtccaactcatcgtgatgttggcatctatattcaatgccgctatggcgaactgtatctttcccgcggtgtggaaagaagcggacgttatcggcatacataaacccggtaaaccaaaaaatcatccgacgagctaccgcccgattagcctcctcatgtctctaggcaaactgtatgagcgtctgctctacaaacgcctcagagacttcgtctcatccaagggcattctcatcgatgaacaattcggattccgtacaaaccactcatgcgttcaacaggtgcaccgcctcacggagcacattcttgtggggcttaatcgaccaaaaccgttatacacgggagctctcttcttcgacgtcgcaaaagcgttcgacaaagtctggcacaacggtttgattttcaaactattcaacatgggtgtgccggatagtctcatgctcatcatacgggacttcttgtcgaaccgctcttttcgatatcgagtcgagggaacccgctcctccccacgacctctcacagctggagtcccgcaaggctctgtcctctcacccctcctatttagcttattcgttaacgatattccccggtcgccgccaacccatttagctttattcgccgacgacacgactgtttactattccagtagaaacaagtccctaatcgcgaagaagcttcagagcgcagccctagccctaggacagtggttccgaaaatggcgcatagacatcaacccagcgaaaagtactgcggtgctatttcagaggggaagctccacacggatttcctcccgtattaggaggaggaatcttacacccccgattactctctttagtcaatccataccctgggccaggaaggtcaagtacctgggcgttaccctggatgcatcgatgacattccgcccgcatataaaatcagtccgtgaccgtgccgcgtttattctcggtagactctaccccatgatctgtaagcggagtaaaatgtcccttcggaacaaggtgacactttacaaaacttgcataaggcccgtcatgacttacgcgagtgtggtgttcgctcacgcggcccgcacacacatagacacccttcaatctctacaatcccgcctttgcaggttagccgtcggagctccgtggttcgtgaggaacgttgacctacacgacgacctgggcctcgaatctatacagaaatacatgaagtcagcgtcggaacggtacttcgataaggctatgcgtcatgataatcgccttatcgtagccgccgctgactactccccgaatcctgatcatgcaggagccagtcaccgtcgacgccctagacacgtccttacggatccatcagatccaataacctttgcactagacgccttcagctctaggagcaggcttagggacctcggtaaccgtactcatcgaactcgacaaagagttcgccgtgcaacctaacccatgaatcagctcgctgagtttctcgccggatcttctcagcgggtcgcgattccgatccggtagtagattcattcgcgaagcagctactcttgagttgttaggtctccttcggaggcgctcgggtagctgttagcaaatcccacccctcctggctgagcctttgctcgcccacctgtcctggtgaaactggaaaggcctccgggccaccagtaatccttcaatcataaaaaaaaaaaaacattgcataGACAGGAGAACGAATATAACCGATCAGTTATACCTAGGTACATCAGTAcgtgaatgccgtcacctaccttgagacatgatgtTCAAGCTACAATTGTATAAtataacagctgtcccacctttttattttcctttacttattcgctggtagcttaagagacTATTcgagctacgcccggacgggtaggagagctcacaagagcagcgcttcgcagaatctaccactggatcggaccCTTCGAACCGGATGGCATCACTGCTtttcggcagaaatagacaagttAGGCTTACAAGAGGCACCGCCATCAGTGTAACTacgcaaaaaaagaaaaaaacgttaTTATTCTTGTTATGACCTTCATTGTGCAAGTTATTCACGAACATGACTAAAGTACTCATTTCATTAATGTCTACAAGTGTTACTGTGAATATTCTTAATTTGCGTCTGGCCCACATCATGGAAAAAGTTCAGTCGTTCGTAGCTACGGATAATAATATTGCCAGGGGCAACTAGACACTCGCCTGCCTACCATGATGTGGAGTTTCTTAGCGTttacctacattaaatatttaattatcttatgacaagacgaacaacaatattcacctaataataatattaaacaagaTGCCATTTGCTTCtctaagtttaaaaaatatagttgaAAACTTATGCAATTGACAGCACTCCCGAGCGAATCTTAAACTAAACGGCAAGAAGTTGTACGGTGCTGATGGCTGGGCCGTGCGTGAGTTGCTGAAGGTGGCGACCTTGTTGAGAGCAGCCTTGGAGTCACCGGGCTCTGAAGACCAGTCCGATTCAACTCCGCTGTCTTATGACATCAGTAATAGGGTCAGTAGTAAGATCCCGCGTGTTACGAGAATTCTGTagacttttttactttttgtctttttgtacatttttttattagttgtaCGTAAGATTTTGAGAACCGGCTCGTTTTAAAATCGCCATCCCTAATGCTACCAAATAGTTCTTTTACAAAGAACACGGGAACGGTTAGCGATTCAGAGACGGTACTAAAATTtttatcatcaataaaaaaattatatttacatgtacctttttatttatttattttttattgcttatatgggtggacgagctcacagcccacctggtgttaagtggttactagtgcccatggacatctacaacgtaaatgcgccacccaccttgagttataagttcttaggtctcaagtatagttacaacggctgccccacccttcaaaccgaaacgcattactgcttcacggcggaaatagacagggtggtggtacctacccgtgcggactcccaagaggtcctaccaccagtaaacctatcTACCTATCGTTATCGTCAACGTTTATCTTAAAATGTGAAGTCTTCGTCTATTTGCACTAAGCACTTGGTCGACTGGATGCTGTGCGTCTTCCGAGGTTCGATGAAAGCAAAGCAACGTGAGAGATACAACCaatcaaatataaaaacagaTTATTTTATTGTCGGGATCGAAAAAAATCTCATTCTTCATTCCAGTTGGGGGAAATAAAACAAGCTCGTGCTTTAGCTACGGAAATTACCGCTCAAGGCGCTTTCCTATACGACTTACTGACTAAGGAACCTGAGAATAAGGTACATTTTTCATTCTGCTTATGGAAATTAAGTGACTCCAATTTAGACTCCTTGACTCTAATCAAAAGCAAATCGTGACCTACTTCAGCAAATTCAGCACCATAGCTCAGATTAGTCTTTGCAAAGATTTTGATGCACGAATATAAGCTTCATTCCGTTTTCGTGTACACATTCTAAGGCACTAATGTATTGTTCCAATTCTTCGGATACAAATTTTTAGCCTAAATGGACAGACGAACTCCGGGCCTTAAGTTAAGCGGCGTCTCagttttagtttcttttttttttgttgcccttgtaggcagacgagcgcacggcccacctgatggcgagtggttttCGTCgcgcatggacttcagcaatgtcaggggcaagCCAAACCGTTGCCTACCGAAAGTTgctttaaaatatcaatttattcTGTCTTCCTAATCGGAAAGCATGTTTATTTCGTTGGTAGAAGAATGGTATTGACTAGTACCATTTTTCTGATACTCAGCAATACCAGTATCCGTCCTCTTCTGATAAGAAAGGTATTGCGAATGTTACTGATGTGTACAAGACTTGTCTCCCACAACAGGAGTCCCGAGAGCAGGCCCTGTCCCGCCCTTTAGACATGTCGGCCATGGAGTCGTGTCTCCGGCGCGCCCTGGACACGGTGGCGTCCCGGGTGAGCTCTGCCCGGGAGCAGTGCGGCGGTGTGGCGGCCAGCGAAGCCGCCCTGGACGCCAAGCTGGAGAGGCGCCGCGCGGAGCTGCAGCGAGCCGAGAAAAGACTACACACAGTGCAGAAGATCAAGTCAGTTCAACTTAATGCTGAAGTTCCccatttcgataaagcgacacgacacgagaaccctctcatcgtggccgccggtaactacattcccgatcctgcggacagaatggaaagcagtcgacgtcgtcccaaacacgtcatttcggatcctcccgatccactaacggttcttttaggtacctcaagcaccggtcaccgttctcgtcgaacccgtcgctggcgacgaagggctccacgagtaaattaaccctcagacacagcccactgagtttctcgccggatcttctcagtgggtcgcgtttccgatccggtggtagattctgcgaagcacggctcttgctagggttcgtgttagcaacgtcatcaggtttgagcgccgtgagctcacttactagttaaggcgtcgctgatatagcctctcaaggctatctatcagcttaggtaggaaaaaaaaagctgaagaTCCGGCTCACGTGACCATTCCTTTACGGTTGAATAGTCCCTTTATGGAATGCACTACCCTTAAGCATCAAACAatcgtcctcgccggaaattttcaagttcatattaaaatcgcactaccttgcacaataatatggctcctacgatatagctgtacaagttgctacttattttgtattgacttgcatatttttagtatttatttgtatttaatcgtatgtaagtctatcttcttatattgtatttatttttcacgtgtgtatataagtatatattttcatgtaagtttattaagatatagcaccgtccagttcgcttattcctctccctgcaagtttgcctggaagagatcgctttcagcgataaggccgcccaTTTATGTCACCAtctaataattgttttatatgcttactctgtgcatgtggtgttaaataaagagttttattattatgtcttATTGGACTAAAAATCAGGCGCATCATATTGGAACGTCTACCGCTCCGCGCGCATCAATCACACTGAGTACACTCAGTGAGTGATGTTTCTATAAATATACAGATTATTTCAATTGCTTTTATCAATTAAGTTTACGACTCTTCGGTCCGAAGTGAATCGTCAGATACAGGCAAGCCGTCCCCGATTGACTTGTTATAGCGGGTTTCGCCACTTAGGGCCTAAAAAATGAAAGACTCCGTTATGGAGGTCCGATGATAGTCACGCGCACTGATTCAGAGTTGGGAGTCCACCACTCAGGTCAGAGGATAGGAGGAGACTGCACGTTCGCGGGGAGGACGGAACAAGGGGGCTCAGGAATACTGATCGTGCAGCTTGGTTAGCGCTGTCAGCCAAATAGCCTTCATAGTAAGGTTATTACAGACTGATCGGTAGAGTGGACTaaagtatatgtatatttttattgcttggatgggcggacgagctcacagcccacctggtgttaagtggttactggagcccatagacatctacaacgtaaatgcgtcacccaccttgagatataaattctaaggctcaagtatagttacaacggctgccccacccttcgaatcgaaacgcattactgcttcacggcagaaataagcagggtggcggtacccacccgtgcggactcacaagaactcctaccaccagtaataacgcaaattgtgattttgcgggtttgttttaatatatagttatataatatatagtaatatatagttataataaatagCATCAATGTTTCGCAGACCGGCGTACCAGGGCGAGCTTTCAGCGCTGGAAACCGAACTAGGGCAGCTCTGGGACGACTACGTCCTGAAGTACCGCTGCGTTGAAGCTTTGAAGCATCAACTGAGCTTACTCGAGAGCGCTCAGGCTGAGGTATtctaatgtaaattataatagaCTGGAGGCATGCTCCGTGAGCACTCGTGGACACTATATGCCAAGTTCCGTGGCTTAAGTTCTCTCAGTTCAGAGAACTTTAAATCTTAAATCAATATTATCTCGGTGTAGACAGCAGTGTGCTCAATGCAAGTTTTtaaacgctctcgatagcgtaaaagttaactaaaatttgtatagagttggatcagcgcccctagcgaaAAGTAGGCAAACATTCCTTCTTTTACGCGGTCGAGaacgtaaaaaaattaattttttttattattgcttacgttggtggacgagctcacggcccacctggtgttaagtggttactggagtggcaccacccactttgagatataagttctaaggtctcagtatagttacaacggctatcccgcccttcaaaccgaaacgcattcttgCTTGTATTaatgcttatctataactaatcagcggtaaagtggaaggaaagaggcctagagggcgtagtcccatgcgctggtcccatcgtggtaatatatcgatggctGGTCCCATCAGATTAAGACGAtttggactccagcatcaatgtcgttATCCACTGGGCGGAGGATAGGAAGGAATGGAGGGAACATAGTCTttacaaaagtgctccgtaaaggtcaccctttgcactgaggaatacgacgcatgGAAGAGGgttaactaatttatgtgtattatctgaATACTCCGCGCCCGCCTCGTCCTGACCCTGTGCTACGCAGGCGGCTGAAGAGCAGCAGACCGCCATCATGCAGCTCATCCACAAATACGAGGCAGAAGACGTCCTAGGGAAGATCAGCGGATCCGGTGAGCGTAATTATGATTAATATTCCTTCAGCAACAGGTTACAACTGGTTACAGATtggttttcatattaaattgaACAAGGACAGCCAGTGGGACTCACACGCGGCAAGTCAACAAACGAATGATGAAGATTAagggtattaagcggtaggcagcgggttggttctgcccctggcattgctgaagtccatgggcgacggtaaccactcacgatcatgtgggccgtacgctcgtctatcttatagggcaataaaaaaatatgtgcaaGCCATAAAAAGTATAGCcaaattcgaattaaaaataataaagcgATGATTTtcccattattttttattaaatctacaACAGATTTTGTTCTAACCTAAAAACAGTGATTTTGTTGATGtcctattaatttaatttgcttGCCTGATGATGTGACTGAGGAACATTGGTTAGTGCGCCAATGGCTGAACGTTTACCCGAATTTGTTAGACGGCGTGAAATATTAATAACGGACCGTGTATACGTCTTGTAAGTCGCTCAAAATATGGCTTAGAATTGTGTCCACGTGAtgaattccaattttttttttattagttttttttaaataaatgtgtatTATCTAGATGAAATGGAGTCGAGTGACGAGTCGCAGGATGCGGAGGAGGCGAAGCCGCCGCGCCCCGCCACCCGACCCAAGACCAGACTCAGGATCAAAACTGCAGGTGACGTACTCGTGGATGTAGACACACACATGTTCGATTTAAATGTTTTCGTGTAAACAATTTGTTAAATTATCtattctatatatctatatgtatatataaaaatgaattgctgttcgttagtctcgctaaaactcgagaacggctggaccgatttggataattttagtctcgaattatttgtggaaatacagagaaaaatgaaaatgcaaatgaaaataaatatgaaaatgctcggaattaaataaaaatgacaattttgtttttcctttgttgtgtcccccgtcggacggattaattttgtttgttttaagtttattttatacaaaagtttaagtcttttatttattgattgaggtactacgaagtttttttttttttttatgattgaaggattactggtggcccggagacctttccagtttcaccaggacaggtgggcgagcaaaggctcagccaggaggggtgggatttgctaacagctacccgagcgcctccgaaggagacctaacaactcaagagtagctgcttcgcgaatgaatctactaccggatcggaatcgcgacccactgagaagatccagcgagaaactcagcgggctgatgcatgggttaggttgcacgtcgacctctttgtcgagttcgacgagtacgggtaccggggtccctaagcctgctcctagtattagagctgaaggcatctaatgcaaaggttattggatctgatggatccgtaaggacgtgtctagggcgtcgacggtgactggctcctgcatgatcaggattcggggagtagtcagcggcggcaacgataaggcgattatcatgacgcatagccttatcgaagtatcgttctgacgctgacttcatgtatttccgaattgattcgaggcccaggtcgtcgtgtaggtcaacgttcctcacgaaccacggagccccgacagctaacctgcaaaagcgggattgtagggattggagggtgtctatgtgtgtgcgggccgcgtgagcgaacaccacactcgcgtaagtcatgacgggccttatgcaagttttgtaaagtgtcaccttgttccgaagggacattttactccgcttacagatcatggggtagagtctaccgagaataaacgcggcacggtcacggactgattttatatgcgggcggaatgtcatcgatgcatccagggtaacgcccaggtacttgaccttcctggcccagggtatgggttgtctaaagagagtaatcgggggtgtgagattcctcctcctaatccgggaggaaatccgtgaggagcttcccctctgaaatagcaccgcagtacttttcgctgggttgatgtctatgcgccattttcggaaccactgtcctagggctagggctgcgctctgaagcttcttcgcgattagggacttatttctactagaatagtaaacagtcgtgtcgtcggcgaataaagctaaatgggtcggcggcgaccggggaatatcgttgacgaataagctaaataggaggggtgagaggacagagccttgtgggactccagctgtgagaggtcgtggggaggagcgggtaccctcgactcgatatcgaaaagagcggttcgacaagaagtcccgtatgatgagcacgagactatccggcacgcccatgttgaatagtttgaaagtcaaaccattgtgccagattttgtcgaacgcttttgcgacgtcgaagaagagagctcccgtgtataacggttttggtcgattaagccccacaagaatgtgctccgtgaggcggtgcacctgttgaacgcatgagtgatttgtacggaatccgaattgttcatcgatgagaatgcccttggatgagacgaagtctctgaggcgtttgtagatcagacgctcatacagtttgcctagagacatgaggaggctaatcgggcggtagctcgtcggatgattttttggtttaccgggcttatgtatgccgataacgtccgcttctttccacaccgcgggaaagatacagttcgccatagcggcattgaaaatagatgccaacatcacgatgagttggacgggtagaagtttaataacgcggttagatataccgtcggaaccgggagccttgcgaggacgtaggtctttgatcaagtctttaacttccatcggggtgacgggtggtaacgcatccgagggtggcaaggaggctctgcgttctacctcactgtctactaattctacatgaacagggtctacggattgagtgctgggcgtgcactgggtttgcaatgtatcggccagtagctctgctttttcgtcatcatcgaacgccgcgagtcggcctgaggggcctacgagggggggcatagttactaccgtatccgatttgagagtacgagctaagctgtagtaagacctttgggagggcgcgagtctttctaagaaatcagaccatctggcatctcggacttcggcgatgcgagactttacgtcgcgttgtagggcacgcattcgaatacgattatccacggtaggatacctatcgtaggcgcggatcgacgcgttcttagctctaaggagttccctaatatcgtcgggcaatttgaagcggtgaaggaagtcctccgctgcaacttgtttcgatgatctatctaatgtcgaggtgatgtgtgacgttaagatgtctatggcttcagcggtatcctgaggagacggggtagagtccgggttaaacgggagcgatggtggatcagattcagccaggctgatgcccagcgtgtgccaatccaccacagtcctcgtgacgggaacggaatcgggagcgcgaccgagcttcataacgacgggacggtggtctgaatctaactctgaaactacttcgatcgagtgtaagcgcagagttacgttttttaataacgctatgtcgagtatatccgggcgatgcgcgatatttagcgggtagtgagtcggggttagcggagcgacgatatcgaaggcgagatcatcgactaacgcgtcaagccgcctgccattcggggttgtggtgtgtgagttccacctgacgtgtttacaatttaggtcgcccgccagaatgacagagcttcccatgccgagcagcgcctcgatatcactgcttagaacgatcttatccggtggaagatagacggacgcgataacgatcggcgcgtgtccagtcagtgagattcggcatactgatgcttcgatgttagaaagcgcgggggggtcgagagggacgcagtgcagagctcgtctatagtaaatgacggtaccaccaccacgagcagtaagcctgtcgttcctaaccatgttatagttcgcgattttagggtcgcggcgcgcgggcttaagcagggtctcctgcaccaaaaagatgtcaatttgatggtcacgcaaaaaatcacaaacctgatcacgttgatttgcgagaccgtaagcgttaaaaaatcctatcgttacggataggggctttattctacttatgtacgccattgattaccggcggagtgaggggaggacgtacgtatttaacgacgcgtatacgtcagcgtattcttgcacaacggcgatgaagtgttgtgcagtggaggcggcgcgaatggcgtcacccaaagcattaacacgctcaaagttgatcgactgaaaaaagtcgatcgctagagcgagattgtcggacgcggtcggagtgctggtcgcgggggcgggacgaatcacgggggagggacgtatcgcgggggcgggacgaatcgcgggggagggagctacagccgtgttcgtgtacggcaacg
The Bombyx mori chromosome 17, ASM3026992v2 DNA segment above includes these coding regions:
- the LOC101740344 gene encoding clusterin-associated protein 1; this translates as MSYRDLRNFSEAMRVLGFPKPISLESFRIPNWELVEECLRWQAARVDPDAVLAGGRGSVEQRVSIVTHAVSLFHSRANLKLNGKKLYGADGWAVRELLKVATLLRAALESPGSEDQSDSTPLSYDISNRLGEIKQARALATEITAQGAFLYDLLTKEPENKESREQALSRPLDMSAMESCLRRALDTVASRVSSAREQCGGVAASEAALDAKLERRRAELQRAEKRLHTVQKIKPAYQGELSALETELGQLWDDYVLKYRCVEALKHQLSLLESAQAEAAEEQQTAIMQLIHKYEAEDVLGKISGSDEMESSDESQDAEEAKPPRPATRPKTRLRIKTAGRERGGEARGGAARDWDHIRDEVEGDSQSDSDLSDREIYDPQARWSRARTRPTTRTLAAADDEDFADLAQGGERDDGDSLGSSSESELRLTSAAPALSDNEF